The following nucleotide sequence is from Coffea eugenioides isolate CCC68of chromosome 3, Ceug_1.0, whole genome shotgun sequence.
TCAAAAAGCTGACTCGATCCTGTAAGCTCTCAATAGCTTTTTCATTGCCATGCTCGTCGACATCTCGAGAAGAGGAGGCCCTAAGACCACCTTCTTCAATGTCATCAAACAGAGCAGCCCTGGAGGATCTTTGATCCCTGCAAACATGAAAGAGATTTTAGATCAATTGGAAAATAGATCAATGTGCATGATAAACAGGAAAGTATCTCAAGCACTTGCAGATAATGGTACTAAATGTTTAAGCCGAAGTGAAATGGTGAAGATGTTGAGGAAGTGTTGCAGAAACTGATGCCGAGACTTCTCCTAGTAGAATTGATCCAGTCAATAGAGCTACCCAATGTTACTACCTAACACACTGTTTGCAGGACCAACCATTCAAGCTTCTGTGTGATCCCATACTTCAATCAATAAAGCGAGCAAAGCAGATTAACGGAAAGGTATGTTATTCACATAATGAAAGGAAGACATCCATTTCATAAAAGGCTTCAACCAATCATTTCACTTTAAAGCATTTTTTGGAGAAACTATTTGCCTCTCTGTGTACCCTATCTCAACGTGATCCTCTTTGGATCAAGTGCAAGGTGACCTCAATGGAGGCAGTTGGCCCTATACATCCAAAGCTCAACAGCTATTCCCTTTTCGGTTCTACTTGCACGCATTTAAAATCATTCTGTAAAATAAATGGAGGGAAGTTCCACTAGTTGTATTGGCTCTATGATATCTGCACTAATTGAACACATCAAGCTACAAAGTAAAAGGACAAGAAATAGGTTTTGAACCAGATAGATGTACTTCATGATAGTCCGTCAAGCAAAAGGATAAACTTATGCTATAACACACTCACTTCTTCAGGTGCAGCTCTTCCTTTAATTGGATTTACGCAATTCAAACCTCCCCCAAGCCTGATAACACCAAACATTATTTTAAAACCTCTGTACAAATGATTGCCTCCCCCCCCCCTTCTTTTCCCAGGTTCAGATTTATACTCAGCCCCATACGCTATAGGGAGCCATAATCTGTTCAAATCCAACCACAGAACTTGATCCAACCATTATGCATTTAACCTCATTCAAAGTGCATTATCATCGACTTCATCTCATACTTCCATACTGATTCAGAAAGTGAAACGCCCACTTAATCTTCTCTAAAATGGGATTGCCCTAAAGTAGATCCTGCATTTCCTTGCAAAATCATTCCTTAAAATGGGATTGCTTACTTCCCTTAAAATCTCCAAAAAAGGACATGTAATTGCTCTTGCATTTCCTTGCAAAATCATTCCTTTGCGTCAAATTATGTTACAGAAATGTCCAACTTCATTATACACAATGCAATTAAAGATTAAACgagataaaaaattaatttttcaaaaacagatCCTCATAACTGAAAAGAGAAATTTACAAACATGAACTACAAATTCTCATCAAAATTGGGTAAACCAAAAATATTCAGCCATGAAAATCCTATTAGATTCCTAAGCAACTTGAAATGCACTGACGAATTAACTGCACTGTTTCGCACATAAAACTTCAACCAAAATCACACAAGATCATAAtattcaaaagaaagaaagaaagaaagaaatgtaATTAGCACAGAAAGAAACTGATACCCAACCTTCGATGACTCATTGCATTTGCTATTTGTGGCTTCGCTGAGGATTCAGTCGAGCTCGATAAGTAAGGAAGGAAATTCGAgtaaattggaaaattttaaattggccaaaaaaaattaaaaagagtgTCCAGATCTAAGATATACTTAATAATAAGGGATAATTTTGTAAACCTCCCCAAGGTTTCTGATAATTGCAGCCACTCCCCtaatgtttgaaaaattatacttACTTCCCTTGATGCTAAGCCTGTCAATGGGGCCTAATGAGCCGGACTTTCACAAGTTCAAATTCAACTCATTTAATTTGGAACATTTTCGGGTTTCGGGTTTCGGGTTCATAAATGTGAAACTTATActcaactcacataatattcGGGTTATGAGCCTTTATCGGGTTTATCTCAAGTTCATttattactccttaattttcttcATATAATTACGttaactattaagttgtaaaactaatttaacatttacaagactataatatcaaaactaaacatgaacacataatagttcttaaaaagtatataaaccaaaaattttttaacaatatttatatttaattcgttcaaaatgcatgaaaaataataataaaacatgcGATCATAAACCAATACATCTTTAAtagttgaaactttttttataatcttgtgatttgaatccaaacatgcttgatgatttgtgtttgtagaccaaaaataaatcaaccaatattatgtcaacacaaaaatttattcaaccaataagaaaagttagaaATTCAGTTATGTATTACTAATATTGACTCTCAAAAAACTCATGGAAAAGTCGTTAGatgtatttttatattttgtaatttatatatatttagtatttaataataatatatttggatatataattatacataatatcaaaatataaaatattatatatatatataaataattaaaGGGCCGGACCTATATCGGGTTTGAGCCTAATAAGGTCCAAACTCGGCTCATATTTAATTCGGATTTAATTTTTAGGCTCAATCTCAGACCGACTCACTAAAAGGTCGGGTTCATCGGACTTTTTTGGGGCCAAATGAGGCAAGCTAGGGTTGGTCCAGCCCCATTGACAGTCCTACTTGATGCTATAAAAAGACTATGATAGCTTTTACAAACTTGAcaaattttaaatgaaaaatgagtttaaaagagaaaaatggaaatacTTCTTCATCCTAAAGCTCTAACTTCATCTAATTTAGTACATCATACTTTATTCCCAAATTTTTTTACTAGATTCATTAATCAATTTACAAAAAGTTGACCAACCACTTAGGGAGCCATTTATTAAGATAAGTATTTCCAAAAATTACTTACCCAAAACAAGTCCAAAATGTCAAAAAAGAATGCTTTCAAAACGTGGTTTAAATTTTCCTGTAAAAAgttaatttgaaattttcaccTAACGGATAATCGTGATAGTTGAACTTTtagcatttaatttattttaaatatcagAGAGGGATAATATTGGATATTCATTAGATTTATTTTTACTTACATCATTAATTGTTACCAAGACATACTTTTTAGGGAAggttttcataattttttaaactttaagAGAGTGACTATAATTATTAGAAATCTTAGggaaggtttttgaaattatccttaataataaatttttaggataaatttaaaaaaattaaaaaaaatgttacagtaaaaGAATTGAATCGGTTGAATTATGGAAGAGGAATGGGTTGGATGGTTTGGAGAAAGAGAATGTAAGTGAGAAGATCCGAGTTCAAACCTTCCCATCTACTATAAAAGaaattttagggtaaaatattaaaaaaaccCCAAGCTAACCTGCAAAAAAATCTCTTATGGTTTCAAATCATACATTCCAACCCCTTATTGTTTGAACAAATTTGAAACAACAATGAAAATTGTCAAAACTAATAGAGGTGGATGAAATGGCACAATTATCCTAATATATGTGGGCAAAAAAGACCGTAACAACCATTCTGATTAAGCAAATATATGGAAAACACCTTATGGTTGAACGGACCTATGGAAAAACCCCCCCTATGGTCACCTATTGATGGCATCACCATTCTCCACCTTTCACCCCCACTCTCCTCTTCATCTAAATCCCCTCCcccttctttttcctcctttctcttcctctccctcttcctcctcctttcCCTCTCTTGCACCCACTTTCCCTATCCTTGCAGCCCTTTTCCCATACCTCCTCACCTTCTTCTTGTGACTAGATCTGTTGTAGGAGGAAGGGAAGGGTATGCAGGAAAGGGGCGATCTAGTTGCAACCTCTTCCTCGCACCttcttccctctctctctctctctcaaccaACCATGGTCGTTGAAAGGAAAGATAGTGTAGGGAAGTAACCGTGAGGTGATAAGATGGAGTATGATACAGGGGAGAGGGAAAGGGAGATGAGGAAGAAGGAAAGTGATGATGGAGGAGAAGGTGGCGATAGAAAGAGAAGGAGAAGGTGGTGGTGAGAGAtggaggtggtggtggagaAAGAGATAATGgtggtattttatttttatttatttattttgtgtatAGGGATAAGGTGAATTGTATTTGagagtttttatttatttatttgtgtaTAGAAATAAAATGAGttgtatttgaaaattttgattcaTTTATTTTGTATATAGAAATAAAGTGAGTTGCATTTGAGAGTTTTGGATGGTTTTTGAGAATTTTATGAGCTCTAAGGACTAAGGGGTTTAATAAATATATTAGCTAAaagttgatttaaaaaattatttttcaagtcAAGCACTTGAAATACGAGCGCATTTATTTCAAACTCGTtaatttaaatgattttttaatcattttttttatattagttCAAATCATTAAGTATCGGATTATATGATTGGAAACCACAGGAACATTTTCTATATGTTTGCTTCACCACGGAAACCTTTTCTGCATGTTACCCTTTTATTTAATTCTAAGGGTATAATAGGTATATCAATTaaaactttatttgttttccgTGCAAATACTAGCAAAAGAGGTGTGTGTATCTTAAATCCGTTAATTCAAAGGATTTTCGTCACTTTTTTAGATTAGTTCAAACCACAAGGTACCGaaatgtatattttaaaaatatatgggCCTTTTTTTGTAGATTCGCCTAACCACAggaactttttttattttacccaaaaatttaaaaaaaatcggGTGTAGTTATTTGTCAACTGCTGAATAATTGCTGTCTAACGAGGTCGTTTTGTTTAAGAACTTCAACTCAGGGTCTGTGACTTTTGGGCTTTGCTAATAGCCTAGTAGAAATTAATTATCATGTTTGAACTTCACTGAAAATTTTAAAGGAAAGTGAAATTTTGCTCAAAATAAGTCAAAgtatattaaaaataaaagaagaatcTGAATATATGATCCGATTCGATATCACAATCCGCAAAGAAAAAagttttaaatattattttatttgaatcaTAAATATAATTCACAATTATcgttttatcttacatacaccACATCATATAAAGTGttataatattatattaaaacaaaaattttcatataATCTAAAACTCGTGTTTAAAATTTTTCAGAACATGTTGTCAAAACAGTATAAAACAAACGATGTTGTTTTGTCCTTTCCAAGCATTCAATTCCAGCAATCCACCGCACTGAAGGATTCttttcaaatgagaaaaaaataacgCAAATTGCAGGCAGTTAGAGTATTTCTCCTTGACAACGGGTGAAAGAATAGTGGAATAGTAATCTGTAGTGTATAATTCCCACCTCCTGCAAGTTATTAACGAAGTCTCTCTCCCTACTTGCTGACTGACTGAGCTCGACAGTTTGGGATAAAGAAGAACCTCAAGCAGAAGATTTGTGATTCTAATATAATCAATCTCCATGCTGCATATCCATTTCTAAACACCTGAGGTTGTAAACCACAAGAAATTCTTGGCGCATCCGAAATGTATTGTATGGATATGTGCAATATTGAGTTGTGGTTGCAAAAGTTAGTTTTTTGTGGTCTGACCTCACAAATATCAGAAAAGCAACCAGGAGATGCAACTTTAAAAGAGTTGAACTCAAGAATCAGAGAATAGTAGATAAAGAAGGAATATCTACTTTTATACGCAAAAGCTACTGCATACATAAAAGCTAAAGTACTTGAAAACAGACTTCCAATGTGGACCGTCATACTTGTGAATCCGTTTCTTGCAATACAATTACATTGAGTGCTGCTCCATTTTTGGGATTCATATTTTCTTTGATATTCACATCTGTTAAACTATCTTATACTTGTATTATACAATGCAGAAAGTTGAGAAATTACCACCTAGCATTGTACAAGTCAACCTATACTCAAGATTGAAAAGAAGCCCGAAGTTGCGTTTGCCACTCCATACAGTCCTCAAAATCGAAACTGCTTGCACAATCCAATAGAGCGTTTTGCTGATGCTCATAGCGGCATATGTAGTTCAAACCAACCAGTAGCTCACAGATTGCAGCCTCCGTCTTTGCCTGGTCAGCAAAGTACAAGGTTTGGAGCAACAGCACATTTGTCTTGGTAACTATCTGCTGCTGCTCAAAATTACGTTCGCTTTGCCACCTGATCATGTTATGCGCCATGGGGGCAAGCCACTTCAGTATCTCATCAAGCCTTTCCTTCCAATCATGGGCCAGAGGAGCATCATAGATAGCTAAGTCTTTCACATAAGCTTTCAGTTTACTCTTCAAAGTTTTTCTTAAGCTTGTTGGCAGCATCTGATAGAGGTCATCCCTGGCTTCCTCACCAACCAAATGTGGATAACGGAGCAGCTTCTCTATCACGATGATAACATTTGCATAATGCAGGGCTAGAGCAGAGCCTCCAACAGTGCAGTCAGGAGCATAAACAAACAGCTTACTTTTGGAGCCAAATTTTGCACCGTTTGCCACATTACTTTGAAGTTTCCTTGGATCTCCACTGACGGACCGACTCAATAAACCTGAGAGTGCAGGATGCTCCCTCTTCAAACCATTTGCAACACTGCAACAGCTGGAAATTTGACTAGATCGATCGTAATTAACTGTATCATCATCGTCATCATCTACTTTTGAGGTAGAACTGCTCAAGCTAAGGCATTCCATAAACAACCTTCCAGGCCCTATCCCACAAGTGAAGTTAAAATCCTCAGGACTAAATAAGCCAGCTTCACTTCGCTGCATTCCAGCCTTTGGCCTATCATAGTTGACACCTTTATTCTCCAACACCTTCTTTTCCATCAGTCCAGAATGATGATTACCAACACTCTTGCTCAAAGTTTGTTTCATCAAGTCAGTCCCTACCTGAACACCACACTCACCGTTTATCTGGCCCGATTTTGCTTCATAATCTTGCTTCATATGACATAAACTCCCACTAAAACCAACCTGTGGCCCTGAAACTGTACcattcaaagaatccctccttAAAATCGCATCCCCAAAAACCAAAGCAATCCTTGCATAAATTGTACAAACAGTTCTAGCCAACAACTCTACAACCTTATCATAAGCCTGATTCCAAAGGGACACATCCTTCAAATGCCTAACATCCTGTTTCTGCCAAACTAACTTCTGCTCAAAGGCCTTCCTACTCTCTTCATGTTGGTTCTGTTGAAACTTCTTAGTGGCAATTTCCAACTCATTAAGAACCTCCATTTCATGGTATAAATTAGCTGTAAAACTGACATATCTTTCCATTTTCCTCACTCTTCCCTCCATATCCTTAACCAAAAATCCCAATTCCTTTACATCAATCACCCCAGACATAATATCCCCATAAACATGCTCAAAACCCTGCAGAGCAGGTATTGTACATTTCTTTCCCAACCTAGATACAACACTAGCAACCCTTTGCAAATCATCAAGTTTTTCAACAAGGGCTAATTCTAAAAGCCTTGTTTCCTCATCAGAAACTACTTTCTTTATCCCTTCAGAATTCAAGATCTCATTTTTAAGCTTAAAAATTTCACTATCAGCTAAAGATTTATGAAGATAAATAATCTTAGACATCACATTAGCAACTTCGAATGAAAGAATCCCAATAATTTTCTTCTCTTGCTGACCTTGTTTTTTATTACCAGAAGATGATTTTTTGGGATTTTCCAGAGCTAAAGAATTCTTGAAACTGCCACTTACCTGATTTCCCATCTTTATTAACCAAGGCTCCGCCACCATCTCGACCAATCCTTCTTCTGGATAAGATCTACAAGCTCAAGTTTTTGTCTTTTAGATCTGACCAGCAGCCCTCAACATTCAGATGCTTC
It contains:
- the LOC113765392 gene encoding uncharacterized protein LOC113765392 — its product is MVAEPWLIKMGNQVSGSFKNSLALENPKKSSSGNKKQGQQEKKIIGILSFEVANVMSKIIYLHKSLADSEIFKLKNEILNSEGIKKVVSDEETRLLELALVEKLDDLQRVASVVSRLGKKCTIPALQGFEHVYGDIMSGVIDVKELGFLVKDMEGRVRKMERYVSFTANLYHEMEVLNELEIATKKFQQNQHEESRKAFEQKLVWQKQDVRHLKDVSLWNQAYDKVVELLARTVCTIYARIALVFGDAILRRDSLNGTVSGPQVGFSGSLCHMKQDYEAKSGQINGECGVQVGTDLMKQTLSKSVGNHHSGLMEKKVLENKGVNYDRPKAGMQRSEAGLFSPEDFNFTCGIGPGRLFMECLSLSSSTSKVDDDDDDTVNYDRSSQISSCCSVANGLKREHPALSGLLSRSVSGDPRKLQSNVANGAKFGSKSKLFVYAPDCTVGGSALALHYANVIIVIEKLLRYPHLVGEEARDDLYQMLPTSLRKTLKSKLKAYVKDLAIYDAPLAHDWKERLDEILKWLAPMAHNMIRWQSERNFEQQQIVTKTNVLLLQTLYFADQAKTEAAICELLVGLNYICRYEHQQNALLDCASSFDFEDCMEWQTQLRASFQS